One window of the Archaeoglobus sulfaticallidus PM70-1 genome contains the following:
- a CDS encoding DEAD/DEAH box helicase, with protein MSVIKKSKGELTLDFFTEKEYISHPLIREKAIERRAYQVSISATALLRNTLVVLPTGLGKTVIALYVIASRLLNYGGKALFLAPTKPLVEQHAEFLRKNLKIDADEIITLSGEIGPEKRAELYGMARIIVSTPQVIENDIIAGRLSLEDVVHITFDEAHRAVGNYSYVFIAKHYLETAKNPLILGITASPGSDIERIKEVVENLGIEEVEVRTEFDPDVKPYIHEKEIVWIKVDIPDELKDVREKFQKALEIRLKRLEKLGINVSYNTKRELLAIQESLQMMAMESKDPETFEAISLMAEVMKIVHGIELIETQGLDALKNYLKRLVKESKSKGGSKASRNLVSDPIFREVMFKAMKCTIDHPKLEKIKEVLKGLKDDMRAIVFCTYRDTAEVLVKELNRLENIRAARFVGQSSRIDDKGMRQKEQIEVVEKFRKGEFNVLVATSVGEEGLDIPATDLVIFYEAVPSEIRAIQRKGRTGRFRKGKIIVLIAKGTRDEAYYWSSLRKERLMYEQIYRVKEWLRSKATAEYKRPEESKEVVIYVDSREMKSGVVKELFKHAEIKIRNLEAADYVLSDRVGVERKTAEDFIDSITSADRNIFNQLLELKKSYQKPILIIEGELYGRIHPNAIRGAIAAIAVDLSIPIIQTKNEIETAEILLAIARREQKLLSREVAVHSGKTKMDLKEQQEYIVSSISNIGPVIARNLLKHFKTIERIATADVDELVKVPKVGVKTAKKIREILTTPYED; from the coding sequence GGGAGAAGGCCATCGAGAGAAGGGCGTATCAGGTATCCATATCTGCAACTGCCCTGCTCAGAAACACACTGGTAGTTCTCCCAACAGGACTGGGCAAGACCGTTATTGCATTATATGTGATAGCCTCACGGCTGCTTAACTATGGTGGAAAAGCCCTGTTTCTTGCTCCGACAAAGCCACTTGTTGAGCAGCATGCTGAGTTTTTGAGGAAGAATCTGAAGATTGATGCTGATGAGATAATAACTCTCTCAGGAGAAATAGGCCCGGAAAAAAGGGCTGAGCTTTATGGCATGGCAAGAATAATAGTTTCAACACCTCAGGTTATTGAGAATGACATCATAGCCGGCAGACTGAGCTTGGAGGATGTTGTTCACATAACCTTTGATGAGGCACACAGGGCTGTAGGGAACTACTCCTATGTGTTCATAGCGAAGCACTATCTTGAAACTGCAAAAAACCCGTTGATTCTTGGAATAACAGCCAGTCCGGGAAGTGATATCGAGAGGATAAAGGAGGTCGTTGAGAACCTTGGCATAGAGGAGGTTGAGGTAAGAACCGAGTTCGATCCCGATGTCAAGCCCTACATCCACGAGAAGGAGATCGTATGGATAAAGGTTGACATTCCTGATGAGCTAAAGGATGTCAGGGAGAAGTTTCAGAAAGCTCTGGAGATCCGATTAAAGAGGCTCGAGAAGCTCGGAATAAATGTATCATATAATACCAAGAGAGAGCTGCTTGCAATTCAGGAATCCCTGCAAATGATGGCGATGGAGAGCAAGGATCCGGAAACCTTCGAAGCAATCTCTCTGATGGCGGAGGTAATGAAAATCGTTCATGGAATCGAGCTGATCGAAACTCAGGGGCTCGATGCCCTTAAAAATTATCTCAAAAGGCTTGTGAAGGAGAGCAAATCGAAAGGAGGTAGCAAGGCATCCAGAAACCTCGTTTCAGATCCGATCTTCAGGGAGGTTATGTTCAAAGCGATGAAGTGCACGATCGATCATCCAAAGCTGGAGAAGATCAAGGAAGTGCTTAAAGGGCTCAAGGATGACATGAGAGCGATAGTTTTCTGCACATACCGGGATACAGCAGAAGTCCTGGTAAAGGAGCTTAACAGGCTTGAGAATATCAGGGCTGCAAGGTTCGTTGGCCAGTCCAGCAGGATAGATGACAAGGGTATGAGGCAGAAGGAGCAGATAGAGGTTGTTGAGAAGTTCAGGAAAGGAGAGTTCAATGTCCTCGTTGCAACCTCTGTTGGGGAAGAGGGACTGGATATTCCAGCTACAGACCTCGTGATATTTTACGAAGCAGTCCCCTCAGAGATAAGGGCGATACAGCGAAAGGGAAGAACCGGAAGGTTCAGGAAGGGGAAAATAATTGTGCTGATAGCCAAGGGAACGAGAGATGAGGCTTATTACTGGTCGAGCCTGAGGAAGGAGAGGCTGATGTATGAGCAGATATACAGGGTTAAGGAGTGGCTTAGGAGCAAAGCCACTGCTGAATACAAGAGGCCTGAAGAGAGCAAGGAGGTGGTGATCTATGTCGATTCGAGAGAGATGAAGAGCGGAGTTGTCAAAGAACTCTTCAAGCACGCTGAGATAAAGATCAGGAACCTCGAGGCAGCAGACTATGTTCTGAGCGATAGGGTTGGTGTGGAGAGAAAGACGGCTGAAGATTTCATAGATAGCATAACATCCGCTGACAGGAACATCTTCAATCAACTTTTGGAGCTTAAAAAAAGCTATCAAAAGCCCATACTGATAATAGAAGGGGAGCTGTATGGCAGAATACATCCGAATGCCATCAGAGGGGCTATTGCGGCGATAGCCGTTGATCTATCGATACCTATAATCCAGACGAAGAACGAGATTGAGACAGCAGAGATACTGCTCGCCATCGCGAGAAGAGAGCAGAAGCTTCTTTCGAGAGAGGTAGCAGTTCATTCCGGAAAGACGAAGATGGATTTGAAGGAGCAGCAGGAGTACATAGTATCATCCATATCGAATATAGGCCCCGTCATTGCAAGAAATCTGCTCAAACACTTCAAAACGATCGAGAGGATAGCAACAGCAGATGTTGACGAGCTTGTCAAGGTACCGAAAGTTGGAGTAAAAACAGCGAAAAAGATAAGGGAAATTCTCACGACACCCTACGAAGACTGA
- a CDS encoding acetate--CoA ligase — MKFLMENEVKDILEDYGIKTAKCLFARDEDEAVEYAKQIGYPVVMKVASRKIIHKSDVGGVLLNLNSEEEVRQGFRKLISIKDVEGVNVQPALKKGIEVIVGVSENEQFGSVVMFGLGGVFVEVLKDVSMRLLPLSRKDAEEMVKEIKGYRLLEGYRNYKGDVKALVDLLLKLNDVVEEQNIIEMDLNPIFVYEDGYAVADARAVVGKRREFDRVTKKDLHRLFYPESVAIIGASRTVGKPGYNIVWNLKQHGFRGRIYPVNPNADKILDYKCYPSILDIPDEIDMAIIAVPAKLVPQVMEQCAEKHVKGAVIVSSGFSEEGEIGAEYERRVLEIAKSSGIRIFGPNTTGVLNTDNGFITTFAKMPIIKVGDIGIVAQTGLFLGIIMAHVATSHPSIGFSKIVGMGNKIDVEDYEVLDFLLDDEKTKVIGMYIEGLKNGRSFYEISREAEKPIVVFKSGRSDYGKKAAMSHTASICGDDEVFSAMCKQANITRVYSFEEMFNVTKAFSLQPLPSGDNVALIHYTGSGCVQGADAIYFNNLKLAELSEETVKKIEEVTPEWHRVNNPLDIWPMVEYYGPYRAYDTAINALLSDENVDSLVVAMWAGIDIGGSIYNPDFKKIKEYGKPVYFVAEGLREGVFETKNRYEFNGFPVYPDIITAVNVLGKVSRYARRWD; from the coding sequence ATGAAATTCCTTATGGAGAATGAGGTTAAGGACATACTTGAAGATTATGGCATAAAAACTGCAAAATGCCTTTTTGCGAGAGATGAGGATGAGGCTGTGGAATATGCTAAACAGATAGGATATCCTGTTGTGATGAAAGTTGCATCCAGAAAGATCATTCACAAGAGCGATGTTGGTGGGGTTCTGCTGAATCTGAACAGCGAGGAAGAGGTCAGGCAGGGTTTCAGGAAGCTCATCAGCATAAAGGATGTTGAGGGAGTTAATGTCCAGCCCGCTCTGAAAAAGGGTATAGAGGTTATAGTTGGTGTGTCTGAGAACGAGCAGTTCGGAAGCGTTGTAATGTTCGGTCTTGGTGGTGTTTTCGTCGAGGTTTTAAAAGATGTCTCAATGAGACTGCTTCCGTTAAGCAGAAAGGATGCTGAAGAGATGGTAAAAGAAATTAAAGGATACAGGCTGCTTGAAGGCTACAGAAACTATAAAGGAGATGTTAAGGCTCTGGTTGATCTTTTGCTGAAGCTGAACGATGTTGTCGAGGAGCAGAACATAATAGAAATGGATCTGAACCCAATCTTCGTTTACGAGGATGGCTATGCTGTTGCGGATGCTAGGGCGGTTGTAGGAAAAAGAAGAGAGTTTGATAGGGTTACTAAAAAAGATCTTCACAGGCTGTTCTATCCTGAGAGTGTTGCGATAATCGGAGCATCAAGAACAGTCGGGAAACCGGGCTACAACATAGTATGGAACCTAAAGCAGCATGGATTCAGGGGCAGAATATATCCTGTCAACCCAAATGCGGATAAGATACTCGACTACAAGTGCTATCCCAGCATTCTGGACATACCTGATGAGATAGACATGGCGATAATAGCCGTGCCGGCGAAACTCGTGCCACAGGTTATGGAGCAGTGTGCAGAGAAGCATGTAAAGGGTGCGGTTATAGTCAGCTCCGGATTCAGCGAGGAGGGAGAAATTGGGGCTGAATATGAGAGAAGGGTGCTTGAAATAGCCAAAAGCAGCGGGATCAGAATATTCGGACCGAACACCACAGGAGTTCTGAACACAGATAACGGATTCATAACAACCTTCGCCAAAATGCCGATAATAAAGGTTGGGGATATTGGCATTGTCGCCCAGACTGGGCTGTTTCTTGGAATAATCATGGCCCATGTGGCAACCAGCCATCCGAGCATAGGATTCAGCAAGATAGTTGGAATGGGAAACAAGATAGATGTTGAAGATTATGAGGTTCTCGACTTTCTGCTTGATGACGAGAAAACAAAGGTTATAGGAATGTACATTGAAGGCTTGAAGAATGGAAGGAGTTTCTACGAGATCTCAAGAGAGGCTGAAAAGCCAATAGTTGTTTTCAAGAGTGGGAGAAGCGATTACGGGAAAAAAGCTGCTATGAGCCATACAGCTTCAATTTGCGGTGATGATGAGGTTTTCTCTGCGATGTGCAAACAGGCGAATATAACGAGGGTTTATAGCTTCGAAGAGATGTTCAATGTTACTAAGGCTTTCTCCCTCCAGCCACTCCCCTCAGGAGATAATGTGGCATTAATACACTACACAGGCTCGGGATGCGTTCAGGGTGCCGATGCGATCTACTTCAACAACTTGAAGCTTGCTGAGCTCTCAGAGGAGACTGTTAAGAAAATAGAGGAGGTTACACCAGAGTGGCACAGGGTCAACAACCCCCTCGACATCTGGCCGATGGTTGAATACTATGGCCCCTACAGAGCATACGATACGGCAATTAACGCATTGTTGAGCGATGAAAATGTTGACTCGCTGGTGGTTGCGATGTGGGCGGGGATAGACATCGGAGGAAGTATATACAATCCAGACTTCAAAAAAATCAAAGAATATGGTAAACCAGTTTACTTCGTTGCTGAGGGTTTGAGAGAGGGAGTTTTCGAGACCAAAAATAGATATGAGTTCAACGGCTTTCCTGTGTACCCTGATATAATCACAGCGGTCAATGTGCTTGGCAAGGTTAGCAGATATGCACGCAGATGGGATTGA